AATCTACTTCCGGTTCTCCTCACAGAATTTCAGCGCGGCGAGCGCTTCGCCGGCGCGTGGGATCTGCATCTCGATGCTGTCGTCGTCATCGTCCTCGAAATCGAGCGTGAGGCGCTTGGCCTTCGAGAGCCGGTCCATGATCGACTGGTCGTATTCGAAGATGCCGCGCACGGTGGTCTTGTCCATGACCTCCCACTTCGCCTTCTTCATGATGTCGGCATCATCGGTGCCGACATCGGCCCGCAGGATCTCGCCGACCTTGTCCCATTCCCAGCCGTCGTAGATCATCACCATCACGATGGCCTTGTCGGAATAGGTGATGACGATGACGTAGTCGCGGTTCTCGTCGTCCTTGTCCTTGTAGCCGCGGCTCGCATTGCAATGCGTGTCCTGCGTGCGCTTCTCGATGGTCCAGTCGCCGACCTTGGATTGTTGTGCGAGCGCCGGGCTTGTGTTCAAGGCGGCTGCGCTCAGAACCCCTGCGAGCATTCCGGCCGTGAAAAGTAATCGTTTCATGTCAGCCTCCCAGCGTGTTCCCCGCAGGGAGATGACCATCTCTCCCGGCGGCCCGCAAGGGTCTGACGAGGCCCAACGGCGTTGGGGGCGGCCCTTACGCCCGCCGCGGCACGATCGCGATCGGGGTGAAGGTGTAAACCTCCTCGCCGTCCTGGTTGAACATCGTCCATTTCACCAGTGCGATGCCCTGCGGCTTCGACTTCGACGGCGTCAGGCTCATGACCTCGCCGACCAGATGCAGGCGGTCGTTGGGCCGCACCGGCATGGTCCAGCGCAGGCCGTCGACCCCTGCGCCGATCAGCGGATGCGGGCCGAAAGGGCGGATCTGAACCGCGAGGTTCATGGCGATCGCGGCGGTGTGCCACCCTGATGCAGCGAGGCCCTTGAACAGGGTGGCCTTGGCGGCCTCGTGGTCGAGGTGCATCGGCTGCGGATCGAACTCCGCCGCAAAACGCTTGATGTCGGCCTCGGTGACCTGAACTTCCGGCGATTTGAACCGCATTCCGATGGTGAGATCGTCGAACCACTCGACCTGCGCCATGATTTTGCCTCGCAATATGATGGCCCGCCCGCTGGAGGCGCGCGATTGAAGGGATTGACCAGAAACGGGAAATAGCGGCTCCGCGCCGCACAAGCCAGCCCCGAGGTTCCCCGCGAAACCCGTTTCCCAAAACGACGAAACACCCCTGAAACAGATGGCCGGTTAAGTGCTTGTCAAAATAAATACAGGGACGGCCACCATGCAGTTCATCCTCGACCTGATCTACGATTACGCCTGCTGCCAGCACCTCGTCGCCCAGCCGCTGCGGGAGGACGAGCTATGATCGAGCTGATTTCCGCCCTCCTCGCCCTTTGCAGCATCGGCGTCTTTACGGCACATGCGGTGGATGCCTATCGCACCACGCATGACTGACCGCCGCGCCCTCGCGGCGCTGGAGCCGACGTCGCCTAGACAACAACCTCAAGCGCGATGACGATCTAACCTGATCTCATCGCGCTTTAGAACGGCCGCCGGTAGAAGTGCTCCGAATGGGTCGCCGGCGGAAACCGGTTGGCGAGCGCCAGCGCGCCCCTCTCGTCCGTTTCAAGCGCGATCTTCTGTGCCAGCATCACGTCGCCCGGCACCAGGAAGCCTGACGGGACGAAGCACCATCCCATCGTCGCGTGCCCGTCGCCGTCGATCTCATGGACATTGGCGGCGGTGCCATAATGGATGCGATAGGTCTTGCCGGTATCGCCGCCGATCACATCGAAATACCGGTGCTCCTCGAACTGCGCGCGCTGCTCCGGCGACAGCCATTCGGCCAGCAGCCGGCGGCCGCGCGCATCCGGCGTGTTCTCGCCGAAGAAGCGCCGATAGAGCTCGCGCAGCGCATGCAAACGCGCACGCGCCGGCGCGCGAAGCCAAACTGCCGCGAACATGAGCAGCTCAGATCAACCGCCGACCAGGCGGGGATAGAACAGCGTTTCCTGCGCGGTCGGGTCGAACGATCGGATCCGGGTGACTTCGCCCGGCCCGGTGCGGAGGGCGGCGGTGAAGCCGGCTCCGGTCAGCTCCCGAAAGCGCCGTTCGGCTCGCGCCAGCGCTTCGGCATTGCCAGGATCAAACTCGTGGCGCGTATCGCCAGTCTGGTCCATCACGATCTGGGTTGCCATCGTTGAGTCTCCTCATGCCCAGCCCCGAACCTGATCAAAGCAAACGTCGTGCCGTCAGTTCCTGATGGCAACAACTTTCTCGCGCCGACACATCACGCCTTGCTGAGCAAGAGCGTCTTAGCGCGAAGCTTGACGCCGGTTCGCGTCAAGAAAACGCGTCAAAACAAGAATCTAGAGCCCCGTTCGAAACGACGGCTCTGGTCAGCGGGAGGCGGCCGCCCCGCCCTCGTCGATCTGCCGGCCCATCAGCGCGATCGCCTTCTGATAGACGCCCGCCGCATTCCAGGCCTCGATGGCGGCGAAATTCGGCTCGCCCGGCTGGTAACCGGCTCCCGCCCGCCAGCCATGGGCCCGGAGGAAATTCGCCGTCGAGTTCAGCGCGTTGGCGGCAACGTCGAGATTGCCGGTGCCATAGGCCAGGATGTTCTTGGGCATGAACTGGGTCTGGCCGACCTCACCATGCATGGAGCCGCGGGTTGCCCCCGACAGCGTGCCGCGGTCGATCAACTTCAGCGCGGCATAGAGCTGATCGGTGAAGAATTCGGGACGGCGGCAGTCATAGGCCAGGGTCGCGATCGACGACAGCATGTTCTGGTTACCGCGCTGGCTGCCGAAGCCGGTCTCCATGCCCCAGATCGCGATCAAGGGCCCCGGCGGGACGCCATAGCGCTGCTGGATCGAGGCGAACAAGGCGGCCTGCGATTGCTTGAGCTGCCGCCCCCTGGCGACGATGGTGGTGGCGCCGCGCTTGGCGAGGAACTGGTCGAGCGACAGCGAGAAGCTGCGTTGGCCGCGGTCGGCCGCGATGGTGGCGCTGGCGTAATTGGCCTGCATCAGCGCCGAGATCGCGGTCTGGCCGATGCCCTTGCCTTGGGCCTCGGCGCTGAACTCGCGCTTCCAGGCCTCGAAGCCCGCGGCAGAGCTACCGCATTGCGCGGCCTCGGCCACAGGCAGAGAGAGCAGCAGCGCGGTCGCGCCAATCACCGCCGTCGCGACTGTCCTGCCCTTGATCATTGCGCGTTCCTCTTGCTGCTGCGCGACCGGCTCGCGCAAGCGCATGATCCTACGTCAGTTGCAATCGCTCAAGTCCCGATGGCTACAATCAATCCAGGCAAAGCCCTTGACACCAGCGGTCACGCCTCGTCCGTTCCCAGCAGGAAATCCACCATGATGCCCTGGTGCTGCTGGTACATGTCCGTGCCGGTCCCGGTCACGCAGCCGATCCGGCGGGCCGCTGCGATGAAGGGCGAGACCTCGGGCTTGGTGATGACGCAGCCGCAATAGGACGTCGGCGCGAGCCGCGCGACATCGACCGGCAGCGGATCGCCGTCGTTCATCCCCGCCGGTGTCGCATTGGCGACAAAATCGAAGCCCGCCGGATCGGTGCTGCCGACCCGCACCGGCGCCTTGCCGAGGGCATTGAGCCGGCCGATCAGCGTGTCGCGGCGGTCCGCCGCGCTGTCGTGAATGGCAAGCTCGCGCACGCCGGCCTCGACCAGCGCAAGCGCGACCGCCGATCCCGCGCCGCCGGCGCCGACGAGCAGCGCCCGCATGCCCGCAGGGTTGATCCCCTTCGCCCGCGCCGCACCGACGAAGCCGAGGCCGTCCACCATGTCGCCATGCCACGCACCGTCGGCGCGGCCGCGCATCAGGTTCACGGTGCGCAGGAAATGCGCGCGCTCGGTCGCGCTGGCGCAGGCCTGGTAGCAGGCGAATTTGTGCGGGATGGTCACGACGATGCCATCGAGATTCTTCAGCCGCGCTGCGACCGAGAGGAAGTCGGGCAGATCGCTCGGGGTGACCTGAATGGGCATCAGGATGCCGTCGTGGCCGCGTGCGGCGAAGGCGGCGCTCACGCCTTCGGGCGAGCGCACCTGCGCGATGGGATCGCCGACGATGACGTAGAGCCGCGTGGCGCCTGTCGGGGCCGGGATCGTTTTGCTCAAGCCGCAACCTCGGATGTCAATTCCAGCCCGTCCAGATTGCCCTCCTTGCGCCACTTGTCGAGCAGCCGCAGGAAGGCCACCGGCCCGCGCCAATATTGGCTGTTTCGCGCCGCGATCGGATCGAACACGCCCTCGTTGTTGTAATAGCCGGGCGTGCATTCGGCGAGATAAGTCTGGCGGCCGAGCGCGGCCTTGACGACCTCCTCGACCCAGGCGTTCTCGGCCGCCAGCGTCGGCTCCAGCGTGCGCGCCTTGCGCTTGCGCGCTTCGGCGATGACATAGGCGATATGCTGCGACTGCTCGTCGATGATGTGCGGGAAATTGGCGCTCTGGCCGGCCTGCACCGTGACGATCAGGAAACAGTTCGGGAAGCCGCGGCTGTAGAAGCCGTGCAGCGTCTTGACGCCGCCCTGCCAGCGCTCTGACAGGCTGGTGCCGTCGCGGCCGTAAACTTCAAAACCCATGCGGCGGGCGTAATCGGTGCCGACCTCAAAACCGCTGGCATAGATCAGGCAATCGAGCTCATAGGCCTTGCCGCCAGCCACGACGGCGTTCTCGGTGATGCGCTCGACGCCCCGCCCTTTGGTGTCGACGAGATGCACATTGAGACGATTAAAAGTGTCGAGATATTCGTCATGAAAGCACGGCCGCTTGCAGAACGCCTTGTACCAGGGCTTTAGCGCCGCCGCGGCCGCCTCGTCCTTCACGATCGCATCGACGCGGGCGCGGATCTCCTCCATCTTGCGATAGTCGGCCTGCTCGATGACCTTCAGCGCCTCCTCCATCGAGGTCACCGGCTGCGGCTGGCGGCGCGGCGCCAGCAGGATCTCGCCGAGCAGGCCGGTCCAGCCGTCCTGCACCAGATCCCGCTCGACCGGCTCGCCTGAGATCACCGCGGTGAAATTGTCCATGCGCTCACGCTGCCAGCCGGGCTTGAGGCTCTCCGCCCAGCCCTGATCCGTCGGCCGGTCGTCGCGCACGCCGATCGCCGATGGCGTGCGCTGGAAGACGTAGAGCTCCTTTGCCGCGCGGCCGAGATGCGGCACGCATTGCACGGCGGTGGCGCCGGTGCCGATGATGCCGACGCGCTTGTCGGCAAGACCGGTCAGGTCTCCCTCGGCGGTGCCGCCGGTATATCCATAGTCCCACCGGCTGGTGTGGAAGCTGTGGCCCCCAAAGCTTTCGATGCCGGGAATGCCCGGCAGCTTGGGGCGGCTCAGCGGGCCGCCGGCGAGGATGACGAAGCGCGCGCGGATGCGGTCGCCGCGATCGGTCTCGACCAGCCAGCGCGCCTCCTGCTCCTGCCATTCCATCCGCGAGATCACGGTTTGAAACAATGCGCGCTCGTAGAGCGAGAAGTGACGGCCGATGCGGCGGGAGTGCTCGTAGATCTCGGGCGCCCGCGCATATTTGCGGACCGGCATGTAGCCGGTCTCCTCCAGCAGCGGCAGATAGATGTAGCTCTCCGTGTCGCAGGCAGCTCCAGGGTAGCGATTCCAGTACCAGGTACCGCCGAAATCGGCGGCCTTTTCCACGATGCGAAAATCGTCGATGCCGGCCGAGCGCAAGCGCGCGCCGCACAAGAGACCGCCGAAGCCGCCGCCGACGATCAGAACTTCGGTTTGTTCGCTGACAGGCGCGCGCGCAAAGCCGGGATCGGCCCAGGGATCGTCGAGGTAACGGCCGAACTCGCCGGTCACCTCGACATATTGCGCCTTGCCCTCGCTGCGCAGACGGCGGTCGCGCTCGTCGCGATAGCGGGCACGAAGTGCGGAAATGTCGACCGTAGACTCGCCGGCTGTACCGGTCTTGTGTCTTTCCGCTGACATTCATTTCCTCCACGGCGGGCGCTGCTTCGCAGGCACTCACAGCAGGTTAGCCCTGAAAAAGTGACGCATGCAATCACATCAGCGGTTTTTTGCGTGAACGCCGCGTGACGTTCCGCTAACTTTGCAGCGCCAATCACAAGCCTATGCCGTGCAACGACATGGCGCTCCGGAGGGAAACGATGCAGGGATTGATGATGGACATGCCGCTGCTGATCAGCGGCCTGATCCAGTACGCCGCCGACTATCACGGCGAAGCGGAGATCGTCGCGCGCGAGATCGAGGGCGACATCCATCGCTACACTTATGCAGACGCCCATCCGCGCATCAAGCGCATGGCGCTGGCGCTCAAACGGCTCGGCATGCAGCGTGGCGACCGCGTCGGCACGCTGGCCTGGAATACCCATCGGCATTTCGAGATGTTCTATGCCGCGCCGGGCGTGGGCTATGTGCTGCACACCGTCAACCCGCGCCTGTTTCCCGAGCAGCTGGTCTACATCATCAACCACGCCGAAGACCGGCTGCTGTTCATCGACCGCGCCACGCTGCCGATCGTCGAGGCGATCGCGCCGCAGCTGAAGACGATCGAGGCCTTTGTCGTGATGTCCTCGCGCGAGCGCATGCCGGAGACGAAGCTCGCCAACGTGCATTGCTACGAGGACCTGCTGGACAAGGAGAGCGATGCCGGCTTCACCTGGCCGGAGTTCGACGAAAAATCCGCCTCCACCATCTGCTACACTTCGGGCACGACCGGCAATCCCAAGGGCGTGATCTATTCGCACCGCGCCGCAATCCTGCAGACCATGACCTGCTGCAATTTCGACTTTTTGCCGGGCCATGTCGAAGGCGTGCGCGAGGTCATGATGCCGATGGCGCCGCTGTTCCATGGCAACGGCTGGAACATGCCGTTCACTGCGCCCTATACCGGATCGAAGTTGGTGCTGCCCGGCCGCAATTACGAGCCCGACAAGCTCTATGAATTGCTCGAGGGCGAGAAGGTGACACTGTCGGCGGGCGTGCCGAGCTTCTGGCTGATCCTGCTCGACTGGCTTGGGCGCACCGGCAACAAGTTCTCCACCTTGCGCGCGACGCTGTCGTCCGGCTCGGCACCGCCGCGCGCGATGGTCGAGAAGCTCAAGCGCGACTACAACGTCGACTACATCCAGGCCTGGGGCATGACCGAGGCGCTGGGCTGCTCGATGCCGGGCTTGCGGCCGGGCTCGGAGCATCTCGGCGACAAGGAGAAGTTCGACCGCCGTCAGGTCTCGGGCCGCGCCTGCTTCGGCACGCATTTGCGCATCGTCGACGATGCCGGCAATGAGTTGCCGCGCGACGGCAAGACCGTCGGACATCTTCGCGCCCGCGGCCCCTGGGTCGCCTCCGGCTACATGAAGCTCGACGAAGGCCTCGACCGCGACGGCTGGCTGATCACCGGCGACATGGCCGTGATCGACAGCCAGGGTCACGTCACGCTGACCGACCGCTCCAAGGACGTCATCAAGTCCGGAGGCGAGTGGATCTCCTCGATCCAGCTCGAGGACATCGCGCTGTCGCACCCCGACGTGCTGCAAGCGGCCGTCGTCGCCATCGCGCACGAGAAATGGCAGGAGCGTCCCCTGCTCCTCGTCGTCCGCAAGAAAGGCGCCACCGTCGACGGCAAGGCGCTGCTCGATCACATGCGCCCGAAAATCGCGAGCTGGTGGCTGCCCGACGCCGTCGAATTCCTTGACGAATTCCCGATGACGGGCACCGGCAAGGTGCTGAAGTCGGCGCTGCGCGAGAAGTTCAAAGAGTATCGCGTCGCCTGACGCGACGTGCCATTGCGCCGCACGCTGCGCCGTTCATCGATCAAGGAGACCTAAAATGCTCTACCCGATGTCGCCCAAAGTCGTCGAGCTCAAGCGCAAGCTCGAGAGCTTCATGGACCGGCACATCTATCCGAACGAGGAGCGGTTCTATCGCGAGGCGGAAGAGCTCGGGCCGTGGAAGGTCTATCCCGTCGTCGAGGAGCTGAAGCCGCTCGCACGCGCCGAAGGGCTGTGGAATCTGTTCCTGCCGGAGTCGCGCCACGGCGCCGGCCTCACCAATCTCGAATATGCCCCGCTCTGCGAAGTCATGGGCCGCTCGCATCTCGCGCCCGAAGTGTTCAACTGCTCCGCGCCCGACACCGGCAACATGGAGGTTCTGGAGCGCTACGGCAGCGAGAAGGACAAGGAGCGCTGGTTGAAGGCGCTGCTATCAGGCGAGATCCGCTCCTGCTTCGCCATGACCGAGCCGGCGGTCGCCTCGTCCGATGCGACCAACATCGAGAGCTCGATCGTGCGCGACGGCGACCATTACGTCATCAACGGCCGCAAATGGTACACCACGAACGCGACCGACCCGCGCTGCAAGATCTGCATCTTCATGGGCAAGACCGATCCCGACAATCCGGACCGCCACAAGCAGCAATCGATGATCCTGGTGCCGATGGACACGCCCGGCATCGAGGTCAAGCGTCCCCTGCCCGTGTTCGGCTTCTACGGCGTGCCCGATCGGGCCTCCGAGGTCGTCTTCACCAATGTGCGCGTGCCCAAGGAAAACATGCTGCTCGGCGAAGGCCGCGGTTTTGAGATCGCGCAGGGCCGCCTCGGCCCGGGCCGCATCCACCACTGCATGCGGCTGATCGGCCTTGCCGAGCGCACGCTGGAGAAGATGTGCCGCCGCGTGCGCAGCCGTATCGCCTTCGGCAAGCCGGTCTCCGAGCAGACCGTGACGCAGGAGCGTATCGCCGAAGCCCGCATCATGATCGAGCAGGCCCGGCTGCTGACGCTCAACGCCGCCTACGCCATGGACACCGTCGGCAACAAGGTCGCGAAAAGCGAGATCGCGATGATCAAGGTCGCGGTGCCCAACATGGCCTGTCAGATCATCGACTGGGCGATCCAGGCCCATGGCGGCGGCGGCACGTCGAACGATTTCGGCCTGACGCAGGCTTACGCGACGGCGCGTCTGCTGCGGCTTGCGGATGGGCCGGACGAGGTGCACCGCAACCAGATCGCACGGTTCGAACTGAAGAAATATTCGAACGCGTAAGCCGGCGTTGGCAAGTCGGTACCAGAGAGTGCGCTAGAGGATCGTCGTCTAGTCGACTCTTGGCGGCTCCTGGATGGACGAAAATACATTCTGATTCGAAATCGCTTCGAGCATCGCTCCGAAAATGATGATCGGCAGATAGAACGCAAGCATGATTGTATTCCTCCTACTGTGACAACTTGGGCCCGTAAGGCCAGGTTCCTCAAATTGACGCTCGCCCGCCTCGGAACATTGTTGGCGCTTACCAAGCTACCGACGAACCCGAGTCGCAGGCCGTATCAAGAGCGCATCGCGTCAATCGCATGGGCGATCAGAACGACTGCGCTTGCGGCAATGAGAAACACAAACAACCAGCTCACGTCCGCCTCCGATCCCGGAAGTGAACGCGTTCATCCGTGCACAGTCAAAAACCATCGGTCTGGAACCGTTATTCTGCTGCTCGCTGATGCTTCGCCGCAACAATTGCATCTGCTATCGGCGCTATCGGCAGAACGCCAAAAGGAGCAACGTGCCGACGACGCAGGCCGCTAGGATTAAAAACCAAACGCCCATGCAGTCCCCCGACTCAACACGCGAGTCAGGATTAGCCTTACGATTTGGCATTGAAATGCTTGTTGCCGGTTTTCCCCAGGGCCAAGCGCGATCATCTGCTCGCGCCGTTAGTCCAATACCTCCACCGTCGCCGAGCGGCCGGCCACCAGTGACAGGGCTTCAGGCACCGGGTCCAGCGCGATGCGCACCGGCACGCGCTGGGCGAGGCGCACCCAGCTGAAGGTGGGGTTCACGTTCGCAAGCAGATTTGCGCCCTCGGCGCGGTCGCGGTCCTCGATGCCGGCGGCGATGCTCTCGACGTGGCCGGTCAGCGTGGCCTTCTCGCCCATCAGGCGGACCTGGACCTTGTCGCCGACGCGGATGCGCGCGAGCTTTGTCTCCTCGAAATAACCCTCGACATGCAGCGTATCGGTATCGACCAGGGCCATCACGCCCTTCCCGGCCGTGACGTAAGCGCCGGGGCGCAGATCCATGTTGGTGATCACGCCGTTGACGGAGGCGCGGACCTCGCTGCGGTCGAGGTTGAGCTGGGCGACGGCACGATCGGCGACGGCCTGATCGAACGCCGCCTTGGCCTGGAGCTGGGTCGCCAGCACCTGCTCCTGCTTCTGCTGCGAGACGGCATCGGTCGTCAACGTGCTGTAGCGCTTCAGATCGGCATTGGCCTGGTCGAGCGTCGCCTGATGACCAGCGACCGACGCATCGGCCTGCCGCAGCGCCAATGCGAAGCGCTCGCGGTCGATCCGGAACAGCACGTCGCCGCGACGGACCTTCTGGTTGTCCTTGACCAGCACCTCGGTCACGAAGCCTGAGACATCAGGGGCAACCTGCACCACGTCGGCGCGCACGCGGCCGTCGCGGGTCCAGGGCGACTCCATGTAATAGACCCAGAGTTCGCGGCCGACGGCGAGCGCGGCGACAACGACGATGATCGTCAGCGCGAGGCGACCAAGCCCGGCAAGATTTCCTTTCATGAGAGATACTCCGAGAGATAGACGACGCCGCCGAGAAGGCAGACGAAAATCGCGAAATCGAACAGCGCGCGGTGCCAGACCAGCCGGTAGAGGTCGAAGCGTTGCATGAACCGGCGCTGCACCGCGCTCAGCGCATAGGCGATGATGATCCACAGCAGCAACGCCGGCACCAGCACGCCGTAGATGTCGATCACATACCTCATGCCGCAACACTCTCGCCTGCGCGCGGCCGATAGGCCGGCGCGTCCGGAAACAGGCCGCGGCGGATACCGACGAGGCCGATCAAGGCGTCTTCGCGCGCTTTCTCATTGGGATCTTTCACCGCGTGTGCGAGCGCCCGATCGACGCTCGCCAGAAGCTCGAGCGGCATCCCCT
This is a stretch of genomic DNA from Bradyrhizobium sp. CB2312. It encodes these proteins:
- a CDS encoding MaoC family dehydratase, with amino-acid sequence MAQVEWFDDLTIGMRFKSPEVQVTEADIKRFAAEFDPQPMHLDHEAAKATLFKGLAASGWHTAAIAMNLAVQIRPFGPHPLIGAGVDGLRWTMPVRPNDRLHLVGEVMSLTPSKSKPQGIALVKWTMFNQDGEEVYTFTPIAIVPRRA
- a CDS encoding lytic murein transglycosylase, with the translated sequence MIKGRTVATAVIGATALLLSLPVAEAAQCGSSAAGFEAWKREFSAEAQGKGIGQTAISALMQANYASATIAADRGQRSFSLSLDQFLAKRGATTIVARGRQLKQSQAALFASIQQRYGVPPGPLIAIWGMETGFGSQRGNQNMLSSIATLAYDCRRPEFFTDQLYAALKLIDRGTLSGATRGSMHGEVGQTQFMPKNILAYGTGNLDVAANALNSTANFLRAHGWRAGAGYQPGEPNFAAIEAWNAAGVYQKAIALMGRQIDEGGAAASR
- a CDS encoding shikimate dehydrogenase, coding for MSKTIPAPTGATRLYVIVGDPIAQVRSPEGVSAAFAARGHDGILMPIQVTPSDLPDFLSVAARLKNLDGIVVTIPHKFACYQACASATERAHFLRTVNLMRGRADGAWHGDMVDGLGFVGAARAKGINPAGMRALLVGAGGAGSAVALALVEAGVRELAIHDSAADRRDTLIGRLNALGKAPVRVGSTDPAGFDFVANATPAGMNDGDPLPVDVARLAPTSYCGCVITKPEVSPFIAAARRIGCVTGTGTDMYQQHQGIMVDFLLGTDEA
- a CDS encoding NAD(P)/FAD-dependent oxidoreductase, coding for MSAERHKTGTAGESTVDISALRARYRDERDRRLRSEGKAQYVEVTGEFGRYLDDPWADPGFARAPVSEQTEVLIVGGGFGGLLCGARLRSAGIDDFRIVEKAADFGGTWYWNRYPGAACDTESYIYLPLLEETGYMPVRKYARAPEIYEHSRRIGRHFSLYERALFQTVISRMEWQEQEARWLVETDRGDRIRARFVILAGGPLSRPKLPGIPGIESFGGHSFHTSRWDYGYTGGTAEGDLTGLADKRVGIIGTGATAVQCVPHLGRAAKELYVFQRTPSAIGVRDDRPTDQGWAESLKPGWQRERMDNFTAVISGEPVERDLVQDGWTGLLGEILLAPRRQPQPVTSMEEALKVIEQADYRKMEEIRARVDAIVKDEAAAAALKPWYKAFCKRPCFHDEYLDTFNRLNVHLVDTKGRGVERITENAVVAGGKAYELDCLIYASGFEVGTDYARRMGFEVYGRDGTSLSERWQGGVKTLHGFYSRGFPNCFLIVTVQAGQSANFPHIIDEQSQHIAYVIAEARKRKARTLEPTLAAENAWVEEVVKAALGRQTYLAECTPGYYNNEGVFDPIAARNSQYWRGPVAFLRLLDKWRKEGNLDGLELTSEVAA
- a CDS encoding long-chain fatty acid--CoA ligase; translation: MQGLMMDMPLLISGLIQYAADYHGEAEIVAREIEGDIHRYTYADAHPRIKRMALALKRLGMQRGDRVGTLAWNTHRHFEMFYAAPGVGYVLHTVNPRLFPEQLVYIINHAEDRLLFIDRATLPIVEAIAPQLKTIEAFVVMSSRERMPETKLANVHCYEDLLDKESDAGFTWPEFDEKSASTICYTSGTTGNPKGVIYSHRAAILQTMTCCNFDFLPGHVEGVREVMMPMAPLFHGNGWNMPFTAPYTGSKLVLPGRNYEPDKLYELLEGEKVTLSAGVPSFWLILLDWLGRTGNKFSTLRATLSSGSAPPRAMVEKLKRDYNVDYIQAWGMTEALGCSMPGLRPGSEHLGDKEKFDRRQVSGRACFGTHLRIVDDAGNELPRDGKTVGHLRARGPWVASGYMKLDEGLDRDGWLITGDMAVIDSQGHVTLTDRSKDVIKSGGEWISSIQLEDIALSHPDVLQAAVVAIAHEKWQERPLLLVVRKKGATVDGKALLDHMRPKIASWWLPDAVEFLDEFPMTGTGKVLKSALREKFKEYRVA
- a CDS encoding acyl-CoA dehydrogenase family protein; the protein is MLYPMSPKVVELKRKLESFMDRHIYPNEERFYREAEELGPWKVYPVVEELKPLARAEGLWNLFLPESRHGAGLTNLEYAPLCEVMGRSHLAPEVFNCSAPDTGNMEVLERYGSEKDKERWLKALLSGEIRSCFAMTEPAVASSDATNIESSIVRDGDHYVINGRKWYTTNATDPRCKICIFMGKTDPDNPDRHKQQSMILVPMDTPGIEVKRPLPVFGFYGVPDRASEVVFTNVRVPKENMLLGEGRGFEIAQGRLGPGRIHHCMRLIGLAERTLEKMCRRVRSRIAFGKPVSEQTVTQERIAEARIMIEQARLLTLNAAYAMDTVGNKVAKSEIAMIKVAVPNMACQIIDWAIQAHGGGGTSNDFGLTQAYATARLLRLADGPDEVHRNQIARFELKKYSNA
- a CDS encoding HlyD family secretion protein gives rise to the protein MKGNLAGLGRLALTIIVVVAALAVGRELWVYYMESPWTRDGRVRADVVQVAPDVSGFVTEVLVKDNQKVRRGDVLFRIDRERFALALRQADASVAGHQATLDQANADLKRYSTLTTDAVSQQKQEQVLATQLQAKAAFDQAVADRAVAQLNLDRSEVRASVNGVITNMDLRPGAYVTAGKGVMALVDTDTLHVEGYFEETKLARIRVGDKVQVRLMGEKATLTGHVESIAAGIEDRDRAEGANLLANVNPTFSWVRLAQRVPVRIALDPVPEALSLVAGRSATVEVLD
- a CDS encoding DUF1656 domain-containing protein, encoding MRYVIDIYGVLVPALLLWIIIAYALSAVQRRFMQRFDLYRLVWHRALFDFAIFVCLLGGVVYLSEYLS